GCGGTGACGACGTAGCCGCCGGCGGTCCCCGGCTGCCGGCACCAGGGCCGGCCGGGCCGGTAGCTGCCCAGCATGATGGCGCCGGTGCCCTGCGGCCAGTGCAGTTCGGCGTGGGCCACGGTGTCGCCGTCGCCGTCGCAGCGGGCGGCGACGACGAATCCGAACGTCGTGGTGTAGTAGTCGATCAGCGCTGCGGCGTCATGGGCCTGCAGGGTCAGCCAGACCGTGGGATTGCTCGTCGGTGGTGGTGTGTTCATGGGCCCACGGTGACGGGTCGGCGTGGCCGCCGTCTTGAATGTTTCGGAACTCCTCGGCCAGCCACCGGCGCGGGGCGATCCCGGCGAACCGGGCGAATTCGCGGGTCAGGTGGGCTTGGTCGCTGTATCCGACCTCCAGGGCG
This sequence is a window from Mycolicibacillus parakoreensis. Protein-coding genes within it:
- a CDS encoding VOC family protein, producing the protein MNTPPPTSNPTVWLTLQAHDAAALIDYYTTTFGFVVAARCDGDGDTVAHAELHWPQGTGAIMLGSYRPGRPWCRQPGTAGGYVVTADPDALYRRVCDRRADVVMALTDTDYGSREFAVRDPEGNLWSFGSYPGAPGSAGKAQ